A part of Sulfurimonas sp. HSL-1716 genomic DNA contains:
- a CDS encoding prepilin peptidase has product MELFLVFIFGTLFGSFLNVVILRIPKDESVMFPASHCFSCNTPLKPWHNIPLISWIFLGGKCSFCKAPVSIQYPAIEFLSGMIFFIIAYKMGITLSSTFTALAFLVLLALSMIDFKYKTVPDSLNLLALLLAVLSAYSLDMLIVNLQNALLFAGGFTLLRFALSYVLTSAAYKKAKRNDTPWTKHYHRYPFVEAMGEADIMIAATMGALLGLKLTLFAIFLAAVLALPVMLLVMNRSAEEQRVPFIPFLALATFITYLLDSQIYNYLENLYA; this is encoded by the coding sequence GTGGAACTTTTTTTAGTATTTATATTCGGTACGCTATTCGGTTCATTTTTAAATGTCGTTATTTTGCGCATACCAAAAGACGAAAGTGTTATGTTTCCCGCATCTCACTGTTTCTCCTGCAATACGCCTTTAAAACCTTGGCACAACATTCCGCTGATCTCATGGATCTTTTTAGGAGGAAAATGCTCGTTTTGCAAAGCGCCCGTCTCCATCCAGTACCCAGCGATCGAATTTTTAAGCGGAATGATATTTTTCATCATCGCCTACAAAATGGGCATTACTCTTTCTTCGACTTTTACGGCACTCGCTTTTTTAGTGCTCCTTGCACTCTCGATGATCGATTTCAAGTACAAGACGGTACCGGACAGTCTCAATCTTTTGGCGCTTTTGCTTGCGGTACTCAGCGCATATTCACTTGATATGCTGATCGTAAATCTTCAAAACGCCCTGCTCTTTGCCGGCGGGTTCACGCTTTTGAGGTTTGCTCTCTCTTACGTACTGACATCAGCTGCCTATAAAAAGGCAAAAAGAAACGATACCCCTTGGACAAAGCATTATCACAGATATCCATTTGTCGAAGCGATGGGTGAAGCCGACATTATGATAGCCGCTACCATGGGTGCGCTTTTGGGACTCAAACTCACCCTTTTTGCCATCTTTTTGGCGGCCGTTTTGGCGCTTCCGGTCATGCTTTTGGTCATGAACCGTTCGGCCGAAGAGCAAAGAGTGCCGTTCATCCCGTTTTTGGCGCTTGCAACGTTCATAACCTATCTTCTCGATTCACAAATCTACAACTATTTGGAAAACCTGTATGCATAA
- a CDS encoding LptF/LptG family permease, producing MHKLRRYIINNFSILFLSIFLPLFAIASVIFMIKLATYTAVIQLTFLEMLKLYVFVLPEILFYTLPVTFFISATLTLFRLSNDNEMIVVFALGIKPGFLIKTFLKPAILLCLLLVFDFFILFPHATVLSSNFISYKKSEAKFNIKASEFGNNFGNWLLYVGKNNEDGTFGDVFLFNKEKNDEILINAKKAEVINQNGILKLKLHNGEGYSYTASSLSQIDYETMIINDMMKTDLHTYRKPLEYWLSKDRANSKRHMFITDTLLSLFPIISLFLVIAIGVVHVRHQKGFVYLYLFISIVLYYGATVGLIDVIGFYTIPFVFIMSLGLGYFIYNKKILARF from the coding sequence ATGCATAAACTCAGACGCTATATCATAAATAATTTTTCTATTCTGTTTTTATCCATATTTTTGCCTCTTTTTGCTATTGCGTCCGTCATATTTATGATAAAGCTCGCGACCTACACGGCGGTAATTCAGCTGACGTTTTTGGAGATGCTAAAGCTTTACGTCTTCGTACTTCCCGAGATACTTTTTTATACCCTTCCCGTTACTTTTTTCATCTCTGCGACCCTGACGCTGTTTCGGCTCTCCAACGATAACGAGATGATAGTCGTCTTTGCACTCGGTATAAAGCCGGGCTTTTTGATAAAGACCTTTCTCAAACCCGCCATACTGCTCTGTCTGCTTTTGGTCTTTGATTTTTTTATCCTCTTTCCGCATGCTACGGTGTTATCGAGTAATTTCATCTCCTACAAAAAGAGCGAAGCCAAGTTTAATATAAAAGCATCCGAGTTCGGAAATAACTTCGGAAACTGGCTTTTATATGTCGGAAAAAATAATGAAGACGGAACTTTCGGAGATGTCTTTTTGTTTAACAAAGAGAAAAATGACGAAATCCTCATAAATGCAAAAAAGGCAGAGGTCATCAACCAAAACGGCATACTAAAGCTCAAGCTTCATAACGGAGAGGGATACAGCTACACCGCAAGCAGCCTTTCACAGATCGATTACGAAACCATGATTATAAACGATATGATGAAAACAGACCTGCACACCTATAGAAAACCTCTTGAATACTGGTTAAGCAAAGACAGAGCGAACAGTAAAAGGCATATGTTCATAACAGACACTCTTTTGAGCCTCTTTCCTATCATATCCCTCTTCTTGGTCATCGCCATCGGTGTCGTACATGTAAGACATCAGAAGGGTTTTGTGTACCTCTATCTTTTTATCAGTATCGTCTTGTATTACGGAGCCACGGTCGGGCTTATAGACGTTATCGGTTTTTACACGATCCCTTTTGTTTTTATAATGTCTTTGGGACTCGGTTACTTCATATATAACAAGAAAATATTGGCAAGATTTTGA
- a CDS encoding di-trans,poly-cis-decaprenylcistransferase: MNKALHVAIIMDGNGRWAESKKQKRVKGHEQGAKAVREITKFCATHKDIERLTLYAFSTENWKRPRLEVEFLMKLLEKYLKNELEVYIKNNIRFEPIGDIRAFSASLQKLIKEVKQKTAHCDGLVQSLALNYGSHDEILRAVNKLRHEKKDITNEMLSNALDCKHQVDIMIRTGGDQRISNFLLWQLSYAELFFTDTLWPDFHEDELTDILNEFGKRERRFGGLN, from the coding sequence ATGAATAAGGCTTTGCATGTAGCCATCATCATGGACGGAAACGGACGCTGGGCCGAGAGCAAAAAGCAAAAAAGGGTCAAAGGGCACGAACAGGGAGCAAAAGCCGTACGGGAGATAACAAAGTTCTGCGCGACTCACAAAGATATCGAAAGACTCACGCTTTACGCCTTTTCGACCGAAAACTGGAAACGTCCCCGCCTTGAAGTGGAGTTTTTAATGAAACTTCTGGAAAAATACCTGAAAAACGAGCTTGAGGTCTACATCAAAAACAACATCAGATTCGAGCCGATCGGCGATATCAGAGCATTTTCCGCATCGCTTCAAAAACTGATAAAAGAGGTAAAACAAAAAACTGCGCACTGCGACGGGCTTGTTCAAAGCCTGGCTCTAAATTACGGTTCGCATGACGAGATATTACGTGCGGTAAACAAACTCAGACATGAGAAGAAAGATATAACGAACGAGATGTTGTCAAACGCGCTGGACTGCAAACATCAGGTGGATATCATGATAAGAACAGGCGGAGACCAGAGAATATCGAACTTCCTGCTCTGGCAGCTCAGTTATGCCGAACTTTTCTTCACCGACACGCTGTGGCCCGACTTTCATGAGGATGAATTAACAGACATATTAAACGAGTTCGGCAAAAGAGAACGCAGATTCGGAGGGCTTAATTAG